The following proteins are co-located in the Solea senegalensis isolate Sse05_10M linkage group LG12, IFAPA_SoseM_1, whole genome shotgun sequence genome:
- the fam13b gene encoding protein FAM13B isoform X2 → MRKSVSLLPGNEGGSSACTTRVFGVPLEEVSRTHTINGHEVPALVKDIVDYIEEHGHLDLEGLFLVNGNAERVDWLRQRYDSGEEVELEKEADLASAVSLLRLFLQELPEPVIPTAIQGHILQLHQDYSSEEELCRNLKYLLQQLPQLNYGLLRFLCRFLSSVASLQQESWNVGALAAVFGPDIFHLSTEGEDIRDQESVSRVLAELLDNQEGLFDSEDDDVSTTNDYSSITEQITELLDDDKCEAECEELPQDGEEGPSSSDSPQHTHADDSPAASSHLSSIPILPADSAEIIQRTIRAAVEQHFFELKTSIDHGLSNYDSQRVSPSESADEGCHGDGEQQTEPEDSPCDTEGETPLTQTEEHVQQSQTDTQDSLDSNTTVTESLGMDLDAEAVRDAENNINTARQDNQPCENMDQTDTISCDTDSCCCDQNANTSETNRNHLLPCQPNSGQNPHLQLFPDNQWDDPIPAYKSWHDDNESGEAQLSPLAGRMVPLPPLPLEEEGEDEDGEGGQEASPSSSRSHHHLLARRFLDFGAHGAQRFLQQDPDVTSPTKAQRPRRASFGSKEAMRGGDAVTHQLTKKLQHLKKKIKQFEEQFEKERNYKPSHAEKAANPKVLKWMTDLTKIRRQIKGRQHHLLPRSTLRHQALLHSHRRHHAPSSPSSSSFCSPPHHTLTPPRHPYSGLNCRPFHLNAKHRAESELGPQTRPRSNTLPKSFGSTLDQGAHDAAGEVKGSHPTREETLELIQRRVKGKKQEDGWPDDIKKMTKEQLSCEKTVLQKNLLHYEGLHGRPVTREERQVVKPLYDRYRLVKQMLTRVSITPITVSPSSKRRSQTLQPIIEGETAHFWEEIKEEEEDEQKSGSSSGGGGGVGVGGEEEEKEEEERDEDEEEEEEEDEESSGGEMQSPDVIMAVDLVSPADRQGRSQTQTDSDCSMRAKLEEGSGRLALDLRLSSSNASSMPELLEQLWKARAEKKKMRKTIREFEEDFYQHNGRNVQKEDRVPMLEEYREYKRIKAKLRLLEVLISKQDSSKSI, encoded by the exons atgAGGAAGAGCGTGTCTCTGTTGCCAGGCAATGAGGGCGGGAGCTCAGCCTGCACCACGCGTGTTTTTGGCGTTCCATTGGAGGAggtgtcacgcacacacacaataaatggCCATGAGGTTCCTGCGCTGGTGAAAGACATCGTCGACTACATCGAGGAGCATG GCCACCTGGACCTGGAAGGTCTCTTCCTGGTTAATGGCAACGCAGAGCGTGTGGATTGGCTGAGACAGCGCTACGACAGCGGCGAAGAGGTGGAACTAGAGAAGGAGGCTGACCTGGCATCAGCGGTCAGTTTGCTCCGACTCTTCCTGCAGGAGCTTCCTGAGCCCGTTATTCCAACAGCGATACAGGGACACATATTACAGCTACACCAAG ATTACAGCAGTGAGGAGGAGTTGTGTAGAAACTTGAAGtacctgctgcagcagcttccCCAGCTCAACTACGGCCTGCTGCGCTTCCTCTGCCGCTTCTTGTCCAGCGTTGCATCTCTTCAGCAGGAAAGCTGGAACGTCGGGGCGCTGGCCGCCGTCTTCGGACCAGACATCTTCCA TCTGTCAACAGAAGGAGAGGACATCCGGGACCAGGAGTCAGTAAGCAGAGTCCTGGCAGAACTGTTGGACAACCAGGAGGGCCTGTTTGACTCGGAAGATGACGATGTTTCTACTACCAACGACTACAGCTCCATCACCGAACAG atcacagagctgctggatgaTGACAAgtgtgaggcagaatgtgaagAGCTGCCTCAGGACGGGGAGGAGGGTCCTTCCTCCTCCGACTCACCACAACACACTCACGCTGATGACAGCCCTGCAGCCAG CTCCCACCTCTCCTCCATACCCATCCTGCCTGCCGACTCTGCTGA GATCATACAGCGAACCATCAGGGCTGCAGTGGAGCAGCACTTCTTTGAGCTGAAAACATCCATCGACCACGGCCTCAGCAACTATGACAGCCAGAG AGTAAGTCCCAGTGAGAGTGCAGATGAgggttgccatggagacggGGAACAACAGACAGAACCCGAGGACAGTCCCTGTGACACAGAAGGGGAGACCCCACTCACGCAGACAGAGGAACACGTGCAACAAAGCCAAACGGACACGCAG GATTCACTGGACTCCAACACCACCGTGACTGAGAGCTTAGGAATGGATCTGGATGCGGAGGCTGTCAGAGATGCCGAGAACAACATCAACACTGCCAG GCAGGACAATCAACCCTGTGAGAACATGGACCAGACTGACACCATAAGCTGT GACACAGATTCATGCTGCTGTGATCAGAACGCCAACACCAGCGAGACCAACAGGAATCACCTGTTGCCATGCCAACCAAACTCTGGCCAGAACCCCCACCTCCAACTCTTTCCCGACAACCAATGGGACG ACCCCATCCCAGCTTACAAATCCTGGCACGATGACAATGAGAGCGGAGAGGCGCAGCTCTCCCCGCTGGCTGGTCGCATGGTTCCTCTCCCCCCACTGCCCCTggaagaggagggtgaggaCGAGGATGGGGAGGGAGGGCAGGAagcctccccttcctcctctcgCTCCCACCATCACCTTTTGGCTCGGCGCTTCCTCGACTTTGGCGCGCACGGTGCTCAGCGCTTCCTTCAGCAGGACCCAGACGTCACCTCGCCCACCAAAGCGCAGAG GCCACGCCGAGCTTCGTTTGGCTCAAAAGAGGcgatgagaggaggagacgcAGTGACTCACCAACTCACCAAAAAGCTACAGCACctgaagaagaaaatcaaacagtttGAAGAGCAGTTTGAGAAAGAGAGGAACTATAag CCCTCTCACGCAGAAAAGGCAGCTAACCCCAAAGTCCTCAAATGGATGACCGACCTCACCAAGATACGGAGGCAAATTAAAG GACGCCAGCACCACCTTTTACCCAGAAGCACGCTGAGGCACCAGGCTTTGCTCCATTCACACAGACGCCACCATgctccctcctccccttcctcctcctctttctgctcTCCTCCccatcacacactcaccccCCCGCGCCACCCCTACTCAGGCCTGAACTGTAGACCGTTTCACCTCA ACGCCAAACACCGCGCAGAGAGCGAGCTGGGCCCTCAGACTCGTCCTCGGAGCAACACTTTGCCCAAAAGCTTTGGCTCCACACTGGATCAAGGTGCCCACGACGCAGCGGGGGAGGTCAAGGGTTCACACCCCACCAGGGAGGAAACACTGGAGTTAATTCAACGCAGAGTCAAAGGGAAGAAGCAGGAGGACGGCTGGCCTGATGATATCAAG aaGATGACAAAGGAGCAGTTGTCCTGCGAGAAAACTGTCCTGCAGAAGAACCTGCTGCACTACGAAGGCCTGCACGGGCGACCG GTGACCAGAGAGGAGCGTCAGGTGGTGAAGCCTCTCTACGATCGCTACAGATTGGTCAAGCAGATGCTCACCAGAGTCAGCATCACGCCTATCACA GTGTCCCCCTCCAGcaagaggcggagtcagacccTGCAGCCAATCATAGAAGGAGAAACAGCTCATTTCTGGGAGGAGatcaaagaggaggaggaggacgagcagaaaagtggcagcagcagcggcggcggcggtggagTAGGAgtaggaggagaggaagaggagaaggaggaggaggagagggatgaggacgaagaggaggaggaggaagaggacgaagAGAGCAGCGGTGGGGAAATGCAGAGCCCCGACGTCATCATGGCCGTGGACCTCGTGTCCCCGGCCGACAGGCAAGGGAGGAGCCAGACCCAAACCGACAGCGACTGTTCAATGAGAGCCAAGCTCGAGGAAGGGTCGGGGAGGCTGGCACTGGACCTGCGACTCTCCAGCTCCAACGCCTCATCCAT GCCAGAGCTGCTGGAACAGCTGTGGAAGGccagagcagagaagaagaaaatgaggaAGACCATCAGAGAGTTTGAGGAAGATTTCTATCAGCATAATGGAAG AAATGTTCAGAAGGAGGACAGGGTGCCCATGCTGGAAGAGTACAGAGAGTACAAGAGGATCAAGGCCAAACTCCGCCTCCTGGAAGTCCTAATCAGCAAACAGGATTCCTCCAAATCCATCTAG
- the fam13b gene encoding protein FAM13B isoform X1, with product MRKSVSLLPGNEGGSSACTTRVFGVPLEEVSRTHTINGHEVPALVKDIVDYIEEHGHLDLEGLFLVNGNAERVDWLRQRYDSGEEVELEKEADLASAVSLLRLFLQELPEPVIPTAIQGHILQLHQDYSSEEELCRNLKYLLQQLPQLNYGLLRFLCRFLSSVASLQQESWNVGALAAVFGPDIFHLSTEGEDIRDQESVSRVLAELLDNQEGLFDSEDDDVSTTNDYSSITEQITELLDDDKCEAECEELPQDGEEGPSSSDSPQHTHADDSPAASSHLSSIPILPADSAEIIQRTIRAAVEQHFFELKTSIDHGLSNYDSQRVSPSESADEGCHGDGEQQTEPEDSPCDTEGETPLTQTEEHVQQSQTDTQDSLDSNTTVTESLGMDLDAEAVRDAENNINTARQDNQPCENMDQTDTISCDTDSCCCDQNANTSETNRNHLLPCQPNSGQNPHLQLFPDNQWDASPPSHLHLPPIDFSCMHLQKEGHDPIPAYKSWHDDNESGEAQLSPLAGRMVPLPPLPLEEEGEDEDGEGGQEASPSSSRSHHHLLARRFLDFGAHGAQRFLQQDPDVTSPTKAQRPRRASFGSKEAMRGGDAVTHQLTKKLQHLKKKIKQFEEQFEKERNYKPSHAEKAANPKVLKWMTDLTKIRRQIKGRQHHLLPRSTLRHQALLHSHRRHHAPSSPSSSSFCSPPHHTLTPPRHPYSGLNCRPFHLNAKHRAESELGPQTRPRSNTLPKSFGSTLDQGAHDAAGEVKGSHPTREETLELIQRRVKGKKQEDGWPDDIKKMTKEQLSCEKTVLQKNLLHYEGLHGRPVTREERQVVKPLYDRYRLVKQMLTRVSITPITVSPSSKRRSQTLQPIIEGETAHFWEEIKEEEEDEQKSGSSSGGGGGVGVGGEEEEKEEEERDEDEEEEEEEDEESSGGEMQSPDVIMAVDLVSPADRQGRSQTQTDSDCSMRAKLEEGSGRLALDLRLSSSNASSMPELLEQLWKARAEKKKMRKTIREFEEDFYQHNGRNVQKEDRVPMLEEYREYKRIKAKLRLLEVLISKQDSSKSI from the exons atgAGGAAGAGCGTGTCTCTGTTGCCAGGCAATGAGGGCGGGAGCTCAGCCTGCACCACGCGTGTTTTTGGCGTTCCATTGGAGGAggtgtcacgcacacacacaataaatggCCATGAGGTTCCTGCGCTGGTGAAAGACATCGTCGACTACATCGAGGAGCATG GCCACCTGGACCTGGAAGGTCTCTTCCTGGTTAATGGCAACGCAGAGCGTGTGGATTGGCTGAGACAGCGCTACGACAGCGGCGAAGAGGTGGAACTAGAGAAGGAGGCTGACCTGGCATCAGCGGTCAGTTTGCTCCGACTCTTCCTGCAGGAGCTTCCTGAGCCCGTTATTCCAACAGCGATACAGGGACACATATTACAGCTACACCAAG ATTACAGCAGTGAGGAGGAGTTGTGTAGAAACTTGAAGtacctgctgcagcagcttccCCAGCTCAACTACGGCCTGCTGCGCTTCCTCTGCCGCTTCTTGTCCAGCGTTGCATCTCTTCAGCAGGAAAGCTGGAACGTCGGGGCGCTGGCCGCCGTCTTCGGACCAGACATCTTCCA TCTGTCAACAGAAGGAGAGGACATCCGGGACCAGGAGTCAGTAAGCAGAGTCCTGGCAGAACTGTTGGACAACCAGGAGGGCCTGTTTGACTCGGAAGATGACGATGTTTCTACTACCAACGACTACAGCTCCATCACCGAACAG atcacagagctgctggatgaTGACAAgtgtgaggcagaatgtgaagAGCTGCCTCAGGACGGGGAGGAGGGTCCTTCCTCCTCCGACTCACCACAACACACTCACGCTGATGACAGCCCTGCAGCCAG CTCCCACCTCTCCTCCATACCCATCCTGCCTGCCGACTCTGCTGA GATCATACAGCGAACCATCAGGGCTGCAGTGGAGCAGCACTTCTTTGAGCTGAAAACATCCATCGACCACGGCCTCAGCAACTATGACAGCCAGAG AGTAAGTCCCAGTGAGAGTGCAGATGAgggttgccatggagacggGGAACAACAGACAGAACCCGAGGACAGTCCCTGTGACACAGAAGGGGAGACCCCACTCACGCAGACAGAGGAACACGTGCAACAAAGCCAAACGGACACGCAG GATTCACTGGACTCCAACACCACCGTGACTGAGAGCTTAGGAATGGATCTGGATGCGGAGGCTGTCAGAGATGCCGAGAACAACATCAACACTGCCAG GCAGGACAATCAACCCTGTGAGAACATGGACCAGACTGACACCATAAGCTGT GACACAGATTCATGCTGCTGTGATCAGAACGCCAACACCAGCGAGACCAACAGGAATCACCTGTTGCCATGCCAACCAAACTCTGGCCAGAACCCCCACCTCCAACTCTTTCCCGACAACCAATGGGACG CGTCGCCCCCCTCCCATCTCCACCTCCCTCCCATAGATTTCTCATGTATGCACCTGCAAAAAGAAGGCCACG ACCCCATCCCAGCTTACAAATCCTGGCACGATGACAATGAGAGCGGAGAGGCGCAGCTCTCCCCGCTGGCTGGTCGCATGGTTCCTCTCCCCCCACTGCCCCTggaagaggagggtgaggaCGAGGATGGGGAGGGAGGGCAGGAagcctccccttcctcctctcgCTCCCACCATCACCTTTTGGCTCGGCGCTTCCTCGACTTTGGCGCGCACGGTGCTCAGCGCTTCCTTCAGCAGGACCCAGACGTCACCTCGCCCACCAAAGCGCAGAG GCCACGCCGAGCTTCGTTTGGCTCAAAAGAGGcgatgagaggaggagacgcAGTGACTCACCAACTCACCAAAAAGCTACAGCACctgaagaagaaaatcaaacagtttGAAGAGCAGTTTGAGAAAGAGAGGAACTATAag CCCTCTCACGCAGAAAAGGCAGCTAACCCCAAAGTCCTCAAATGGATGACCGACCTCACCAAGATACGGAGGCAAATTAAAG GACGCCAGCACCACCTTTTACCCAGAAGCACGCTGAGGCACCAGGCTTTGCTCCATTCACACAGACGCCACCATgctccctcctccccttcctcctcctctttctgctcTCCTCCccatcacacactcaccccCCCGCGCCACCCCTACTCAGGCCTGAACTGTAGACCGTTTCACCTCA ACGCCAAACACCGCGCAGAGAGCGAGCTGGGCCCTCAGACTCGTCCTCGGAGCAACACTTTGCCCAAAAGCTTTGGCTCCACACTGGATCAAGGTGCCCACGACGCAGCGGGGGAGGTCAAGGGTTCACACCCCACCAGGGAGGAAACACTGGAGTTAATTCAACGCAGAGTCAAAGGGAAGAAGCAGGAGGACGGCTGGCCTGATGATATCAAG aaGATGACAAAGGAGCAGTTGTCCTGCGAGAAAACTGTCCTGCAGAAGAACCTGCTGCACTACGAAGGCCTGCACGGGCGACCG GTGACCAGAGAGGAGCGTCAGGTGGTGAAGCCTCTCTACGATCGCTACAGATTGGTCAAGCAGATGCTCACCAGAGTCAGCATCACGCCTATCACA GTGTCCCCCTCCAGcaagaggcggagtcagacccTGCAGCCAATCATAGAAGGAGAAACAGCTCATTTCTGGGAGGAGatcaaagaggaggaggaggacgagcagaaaagtggcagcagcagcggcggcggcggtggagTAGGAgtaggaggagaggaagaggagaaggaggaggaggagagggatgaggacgaagaggaggaggaggaagaggacgaagAGAGCAGCGGTGGGGAAATGCAGAGCCCCGACGTCATCATGGCCGTGGACCTCGTGTCCCCGGCCGACAGGCAAGGGAGGAGCCAGACCCAAACCGACAGCGACTGTTCAATGAGAGCCAAGCTCGAGGAAGGGTCGGGGAGGCTGGCACTGGACCTGCGACTCTCCAGCTCCAACGCCTCATCCAT GCCAGAGCTGCTGGAACAGCTGTGGAAGGccagagcagagaagaagaaaatgaggaAGACCATCAGAGAGTTTGAGGAAGATTTCTATCAGCATAATGGAAG AAATGTTCAGAAGGAGGACAGGGTGCCCATGCTGGAAGAGTACAGAGAGTACAAGAGGATCAAGGCCAAACTCCGCCTCCTGGAAGTCCTAATCAGCAAACAGGATTCCTCCAAATCCATCTAG
- the fam13b gene encoding protein FAM13B isoform X3, whose product MRKSVSLLPGNEGGSSACTTRVFGVPLEEVSRTHTINGHEVPALVKDIVDYIEEHGHLDLEGLFLVNGNAERVDWLRQRYDSGEEVELEKEADLASAVSLLRLFLQELPEPVIPTAIQGHILQLHQDYSSEEELCRNLKYLLQQLPQLNYGLLRFLCRFLSSVASLQQESWNVGALAAVFGPDIFHLSTEGEDIRDQESVSRVLAELLDNQEGLFDSEDDDVSTTNDYSSITEQITELLDDDKCEAECEELPQDGEEGPSSSDSPQHTHADDSPAASSHLSSIPILPADSAEIIQRTIRAAVEQHFFELKTSIDHGLSNYDSQRVSPSESADEGCHGDGEQQTEPEDSPCDTEGETPLTQTEEHVQQSQTDTQDSLDSNTTVTESLGMDLDAEAVRDAENNINTARQDNQPCENMDQTDTISCDTDSCCCDQNANTSETNRNHLLPCQPNSGQNPHLQLFPDNQWDASPPSHLHLPPIDFSCMHLQKEGHDPIPAYKSWHDDNESGEAQLSPLAGRMVPLPPLPLEEEGEDEDGEGGQEASPSSSRSHHHLLARRFLDFGAHGAQRFLQQDPDVTSPTKAQRPRRASFGSKEAMRGGDAVTHQLTKKLQHLKKKIKQFEEQFEKERNYKPSHAEKAANPKVLKWMTDLTKIRRQIKDAKHRAESELGPQTRPRSNTLPKSFGSTLDQGAHDAAGEVKGSHPTREETLELIQRRVKGKKQEDGWPDDIKKMTKEQLSCEKTVLQKNLLHYEGLHGRPVTREERQVVKPLYDRYRLVKQMLTRVSITPITVSPSSKRRSQTLQPIIEGETAHFWEEIKEEEEDEQKSGSSSGGGGGVGVGGEEEEKEEEERDEDEEEEEEEDEESSGGEMQSPDVIMAVDLVSPADRQGRSQTQTDSDCSMRAKLEEGSGRLALDLRLSSSNASSMPELLEQLWKARAEKKKMRKTIREFEEDFYQHNGRNVQKEDRVPMLEEYREYKRIKAKLRLLEVLISKQDSSKSI is encoded by the exons atgAGGAAGAGCGTGTCTCTGTTGCCAGGCAATGAGGGCGGGAGCTCAGCCTGCACCACGCGTGTTTTTGGCGTTCCATTGGAGGAggtgtcacgcacacacacaataaatggCCATGAGGTTCCTGCGCTGGTGAAAGACATCGTCGACTACATCGAGGAGCATG GCCACCTGGACCTGGAAGGTCTCTTCCTGGTTAATGGCAACGCAGAGCGTGTGGATTGGCTGAGACAGCGCTACGACAGCGGCGAAGAGGTGGAACTAGAGAAGGAGGCTGACCTGGCATCAGCGGTCAGTTTGCTCCGACTCTTCCTGCAGGAGCTTCCTGAGCCCGTTATTCCAACAGCGATACAGGGACACATATTACAGCTACACCAAG ATTACAGCAGTGAGGAGGAGTTGTGTAGAAACTTGAAGtacctgctgcagcagcttccCCAGCTCAACTACGGCCTGCTGCGCTTCCTCTGCCGCTTCTTGTCCAGCGTTGCATCTCTTCAGCAGGAAAGCTGGAACGTCGGGGCGCTGGCCGCCGTCTTCGGACCAGACATCTTCCA TCTGTCAACAGAAGGAGAGGACATCCGGGACCAGGAGTCAGTAAGCAGAGTCCTGGCAGAACTGTTGGACAACCAGGAGGGCCTGTTTGACTCGGAAGATGACGATGTTTCTACTACCAACGACTACAGCTCCATCACCGAACAG atcacagagctgctggatgaTGACAAgtgtgaggcagaatgtgaagAGCTGCCTCAGGACGGGGAGGAGGGTCCTTCCTCCTCCGACTCACCACAACACACTCACGCTGATGACAGCCCTGCAGCCAG CTCCCACCTCTCCTCCATACCCATCCTGCCTGCCGACTCTGCTGA GATCATACAGCGAACCATCAGGGCTGCAGTGGAGCAGCACTTCTTTGAGCTGAAAACATCCATCGACCACGGCCTCAGCAACTATGACAGCCAGAG AGTAAGTCCCAGTGAGAGTGCAGATGAgggttgccatggagacggGGAACAACAGACAGAACCCGAGGACAGTCCCTGTGACACAGAAGGGGAGACCCCACTCACGCAGACAGAGGAACACGTGCAACAAAGCCAAACGGACACGCAG GATTCACTGGACTCCAACACCACCGTGACTGAGAGCTTAGGAATGGATCTGGATGCGGAGGCTGTCAGAGATGCCGAGAACAACATCAACACTGCCAG GCAGGACAATCAACCCTGTGAGAACATGGACCAGACTGACACCATAAGCTGT GACACAGATTCATGCTGCTGTGATCAGAACGCCAACACCAGCGAGACCAACAGGAATCACCTGTTGCCATGCCAACCAAACTCTGGCCAGAACCCCCACCTCCAACTCTTTCCCGACAACCAATGGGACG CGTCGCCCCCCTCCCATCTCCACCTCCCTCCCATAGATTTCTCATGTATGCACCTGCAAAAAGAAGGCCACG ACCCCATCCCAGCTTACAAATCCTGGCACGATGACAATGAGAGCGGAGAGGCGCAGCTCTCCCCGCTGGCTGGTCGCATGGTTCCTCTCCCCCCACTGCCCCTggaagaggagggtgaggaCGAGGATGGGGAGGGAGGGCAGGAagcctccccttcctcctctcgCTCCCACCATCACCTTTTGGCTCGGCGCTTCCTCGACTTTGGCGCGCACGGTGCTCAGCGCTTCCTTCAGCAGGACCCAGACGTCACCTCGCCCACCAAAGCGCAGAG GCCACGCCGAGCTTCGTTTGGCTCAAAAGAGGcgatgagaggaggagacgcAGTGACTCACCAACTCACCAAAAAGCTACAGCACctgaagaagaaaatcaaacagtttGAAGAGCAGTTTGAGAAAGAGAGGAACTATAag CCCTCTCACGCAGAAAAGGCAGCTAACCCCAAAGTCCTCAAATGGATGACCGACCTCACCAAGATACGGAGGCAAATTAAAG ACGCCAAACACCGCGCAGAGAGCGAGCTGGGCCCTCAGACTCGTCCTCGGAGCAACACTTTGCCCAAAAGCTTTGGCTCCACACTGGATCAAGGTGCCCACGACGCAGCGGGGGAGGTCAAGGGTTCACACCCCACCAGGGAGGAAACACTGGAGTTAATTCAACGCAGAGTCAAAGGGAAGAAGCAGGAGGACGGCTGGCCTGATGATATCAAG aaGATGACAAAGGAGCAGTTGTCCTGCGAGAAAACTGTCCTGCAGAAGAACCTGCTGCACTACGAAGGCCTGCACGGGCGACCG GTGACCAGAGAGGAGCGTCAGGTGGTGAAGCCTCTCTACGATCGCTACAGATTGGTCAAGCAGATGCTCACCAGAGTCAGCATCACGCCTATCACA GTGTCCCCCTCCAGcaagaggcggagtcagacccTGCAGCCAATCATAGAAGGAGAAACAGCTCATTTCTGGGAGGAGatcaaagaggaggaggaggacgagcagaaaagtggcagcagcagcggcggcggcggtggagTAGGAgtaggaggagaggaagaggagaaggaggaggaggagagggatgaggacgaagaggaggaggaggaagaggacgaagAGAGCAGCGGTGGGGAAATGCAGAGCCCCGACGTCATCATGGCCGTGGACCTCGTGTCCCCGGCCGACAGGCAAGGGAGGAGCCAGACCCAAACCGACAGCGACTGTTCAATGAGAGCCAAGCTCGAGGAAGGGTCGGGGAGGCTGGCACTGGACCTGCGACTCTCCAGCTCCAACGCCTCATCCAT GCCAGAGCTGCTGGAACAGCTGTGGAAGGccagagcagagaagaagaaaatgaggaAGACCATCAGAGAGTTTGAGGAAGATTTCTATCAGCATAATGGAAG AAATGTTCAGAAGGAGGACAGGGTGCCCATGCTGGAAGAGTACAGAGAGTACAAGAGGATCAAGGCCAAACTCCGCCTCCTGGAAGTCCTAATCAGCAAACAGGATTCCTCCAAATCCATCTAG